A genomic window from Sulfurospirillum diekertiae includes:
- the csrA gene encoding carbon storage regulator CsrA has protein sequence MLILTRKIGEGVVLNENITIRVIEISKGVVKLGFDAPKDMLILREELEKAIKEANIEASKNTSHDALASLSFKLK, from the coding sequence ATGTTAATACTCACACGAAAAATTGGAGAGGGTGTTGTTCTAAATGAAAATATTACCATTAGGGTCATCGAAATTTCTAAAGGTGTCGTGAAACTAGGCTTTGATGCACCTAAAGATATGCTTATTTTACGTGAAGAGTTAGAAAAAGCGATCAAAGAAGCGAACATTGAAGCGAGTAAAAATACGAGCCATGATGCGCTCGCTAGTTTGAGTTTTAAGCTTAAATAA